From a single Tachypleus tridentatus isolate NWPU-2018 chromosome 6, ASM421037v1, whole genome shotgun sequence genomic region:
- the LOC143252037 gene encoding uncharacterized protein LOC143252037, translating to MVIPEGMAIQVLVFLYLCGLQFGASSHYREQEPLYLNISNILLQNTSPAPFSTILFYKKFFGNLQAGPKVNISEPCARASHLLALATHREESWALRKKERCILFKEPYLKKISVGK from the exons ATGGTAATACCAGAGGGAATGGCTATACAAGTACTTGTATTCTTATATCTATGTGGTCTCCAGTTCGGGGCATCTTCGCACTATAGAGAACAAGAACCACTGTATTTGAATATCTCCAATATACTACTTCAGAATACGTCACCTGCACCTTTTTCTACCATCCTGTTCTACAAAAAATTCTTCGGAAATCTCCAGGCAGGCCCAAAAGTCAACATCAGTGAGCCGTGTGCTCGTGCTTCTCACTTGTTGGCACTCGCAACTCATAGAGAGGAATCCTGGGCTCTACGTA AGAAAGAACGTTGCATATTGTTCAAAGAGCCTTACCTGAAGAAGATATCAGTTGGGaagtga